From Pandoraea norimbergensis, the proteins below share one genomic window:
- a CDS encoding MFS transporter: MSVSPSPSSAQRPSRVRYWMLFLVFVGTVINYVDRANLSVAAPMLKQEFGLGPVELGFIFSAYAWTYVIANIPGGWVIDRFGTRAIYGVAILSWSVLTFMQGFATRFVTLFGMRLGVGIAEAPTFPVNNRVVSIWFAQRERGVATSVYLVGQYIGMAALTPLLFWIAHTWGWREIFYATGLLGIVWAGVWYLGYRDPDKCSWVNAAELEHIRSGGALVEVKSADHAAAQKFPWRKLFALFRNRQIIAICVGKFASLSSLYFFLTWFPTYLITERKMTVLKAGGMTSVPFVAASIGVVCGGLLSDWLLRRGVAVGTARKTPIVTGLMLVPTMSLCVLTDANWLVIAIMSFAFFAQGVASASWSLVADIAPKGMVGITGGAVNFAGNLSGIVTPIAIGFIVKATGSFGWALGLISLFAIAGVFCYLLLLGEVKRIELDDDDDGAEQRVDVKAKAA; the protein is encoded by the coding sequence ATGTCAGTCTCACCGTCCCCCTCATCCGCGCAGCGCCCGTCGCGCGTGCGCTACTGGATGCTCTTTCTGGTGTTCGTCGGCACCGTGATCAACTATGTCGACCGCGCCAACCTGTCGGTGGCCGCGCCGATGCTCAAACAGGAGTTCGGTCTGGGCCCGGTCGAACTGGGCTTCATCTTCTCCGCGTACGCGTGGACGTATGTCATCGCCAACATTCCGGGCGGCTGGGTCATCGACCGGTTCGGCACACGTGCCATTTACGGTGTGGCCATTCTGAGCTGGTCGGTCCTCACGTTCATGCAGGGCTTCGCGACGCGTTTCGTCACGCTGTTCGGCATGCGGCTTGGCGTGGGTATTGCCGAGGCGCCGACGTTCCCGGTCAACAACCGCGTGGTCTCGATCTGGTTTGCCCAGCGTGAGCGGGGCGTGGCGACCAGCGTCTATCTCGTGGGCCAGTACATCGGCATGGCGGCACTCACGCCGTTGCTGTTCTGGATTGCGCACACGTGGGGCTGGCGTGAGATTTTCTACGCGACCGGCTTGCTCGGCATTGTCTGGGCCGGTGTCTGGTATCTCGGATATCGCGATCCGGACAAGTGCTCGTGGGTCAATGCGGCGGAGTTGGAGCACATCCGCAGTGGCGGTGCGCTCGTCGAGGTGAAGTCTGCGGATCACGCCGCCGCGCAGAAATTCCCTTGGAGGAAGTTGTTCGCGCTGTTCCGTAACCGGCAGATCATCGCCATTTGCGTGGGCAAGTTCGCGTCGCTCTCGTCGCTGTACTTCTTCCTGACGTGGTTCCCGACTTACTTGATCACCGAGCGCAAGATGACGGTGCTCAAGGCGGGCGGCATGACGTCGGTGCCGTTTGTCGCCGCATCGATTGGTGTGGTGTGCGGCGGGCTGCTGTCCGACTGGCTTCTGCGACGTGGCGTGGCCGTGGGCACGGCGCGCAAGACACCGATCGTGACCGGCCTGATGCTCGTGCCGACGATGTCGTTGTGCGTGCTGACCGATGCCAACTGGCTCGTCATCGCCATCATGTCGTTCGCGTTCTTCGCGCAGGGTGTTGCGTCGGCGTCGTGGTCGTTGGTGGCTGATATCGCCCCGAAGGGCATGGTCGGGATCACCGGCGGCGCGGTCAACTTTGCGGGCAATCTGTCGGGCATCGTGACGCCGATTGCGATCGGCTTCATCGTGAAAGCCACCGGTTCGTTCGGCTGGGCGTTGGGGCTGATCAGCCTTTTCGCCATTGCAGGTGTGTTCTGCTACCTGCTGTTGCTCGGTGAGGTAAAGCGTATCGAGCTGGACGACGATGACGACGGCGCGGAGCAGCGTGTTGACGTGAAGGCCAAGGCGGCCTGA
- a CDS encoding IclR family transcriptional regulator, with the protein MSNDTDNKYSVPGLERGLRILMTFSAREPVLGGADLARRLDIPRSTVFRLLQTLEAEGFIEKAGDDRHYRLGVAVLRLGFEYLNSLELTDLGTPVIEKLRDATGFSSHILILDQRDAVFVAKAASRELVFGTVRVGTRLPAHATAVGHILLGDYSLPSLKQLYPERKLEAYTAHTPTTVDALYRVVQEDIARGYSMSQAFFEQNISTIAAPVRNHRGQIAAVISVTIPQARVEADLLENGIVEKVVSAADELSHKLNYRGESLTAVR; encoded by the coding sequence ATGAGCAACGATACCGATAACAAATACTCCGTCCCAGGCCTAGAGCGCGGCCTGCGCATCCTCATGACCTTCTCCGCGCGCGAGCCGGTGTTGGGTGGGGCCGATCTGGCACGACGACTCGATATTCCGCGCTCGACTGTCTTCCGACTGCTCCAGACACTGGAAGCCGAGGGTTTCATCGAGAAGGCAGGCGACGACCGTCACTATCGGCTCGGCGTGGCCGTGTTGCGATTGGGCTTCGAGTATCTGAACTCACTTGAGCTGACGGATCTCGGCACGCCGGTGATCGAGAAGCTGCGCGACGCGACGGGCTTCTCGAGTCACATCCTGATTCTCGATCAGCGCGATGCCGTCTTCGTCGCCAAGGCCGCCAGCCGCGAACTGGTGTTCGGCACCGTGCGTGTCGGCACGCGGTTGCCGGCGCATGCGACAGCGGTGGGGCATATTCTGCTTGGCGACTATTCACTGCCATCGCTCAAGCAGTTGTATCCCGAGCGCAAGCTCGAGGCCTACACTGCGCACACGCCGACCACGGTCGACGCGCTGTACCGCGTCGTGCAGGAAGACATCGCGCGCGGCTACAGCATGAGTCAGGCGTTCTTCGAGCAGAACATCTCGACGATTGCAGCGCCGGTGCGCAACCATCGTGGGCAGATCGCGGCGGTGATCAGCGTCACGATTCCGCAAGCGCGCGTGGAAGCCGACTTGCTGGAAAACGGCATCGTCGAAAAAGTGGTGTCAGCCGCCGACGAGCTATCGCACAAACTCAACTACCGGGGCGAGTCGCTGACGGCGGTTCGATAA
- a CDS encoding acyl-CoA dehydrogenase family protein, with product MDFYTEDQRMIRDMARSFSSEQLAPHAAQWDRDCALPDAMVAQMGELGLLGMMVPEEFGGSYTDYTAYALAMEEIAVGCASTATMMSVHNSVGCAPILKFGNEAQRQRWLPDLAAGRKIGAFCLTEPQAGSEANNLRTRAERRDGKWVINGNKQFVTNGKRAAMAIVFAVTDPAAGKRGISAFIVPTNTPGFEVGPPEHKLGIRASDTCPITLVDCAVDDDALLGEPGQGLKIALSNLEGGRIGIAALALGVARAAFEAALRYSGERQQFGKPIREHQSIANMLADMATRINAARFLILHAAALRTQGLPCLSEASQAKLFASELAESVCTHAIQIHGGYGYLQDYPVERHYRDARITQIYEGTSEIQRQVIARNLD from the coding sequence ATGGATTTCTATACCGAAGACCAACGCATGATTCGCGACATGGCGCGCAGCTTCTCGAGCGAGCAGCTCGCGCCGCATGCTGCCCAGTGGGATCGTGACTGCGCACTGCCCGACGCCATGGTGGCGCAGATGGGCGAGCTGGGCCTGCTCGGCATGATGGTGCCCGAGGAGTTTGGCGGCTCGTACACCGACTACACGGCCTATGCGCTGGCGATGGAGGAGATCGCCGTCGGGTGCGCATCGACCGCCACGATGATGTCTGTCCACAACTCGGTCGGTTGTGCGCCGATTCTGAAGTTCGGCAACGAGGCGCAGCGGCAGCGCTGGCTGCCGGATCTGGCCGCCGGGCGAAAGATCGGTGCCTTCTGTCTGACGGAGCCTCAGGCCGGGTCGGAAGCCAACAACTTGCGCACGCGCGCCGAACGTCGCGACGGGAAGTGGGTCATCAACGGCAACAAGCAGTTTGTGACGAATGGGAAACGGGCGGCCATGGCGATCGTCTTCGCTGTCACCGACCCGGCGGCCGGCAAGCGCGGCATCTCGGCTTTCATCGTGCCGACGAATACCCCCGGTTTCGAAGTGGGACCGCCCGAGCACAAGCTCGGTATCCGAGCCTCCGACACTTGCCCGATCACCTTGGTGGATTGTGCCGTCGACGATGACGCGCTACTCGGCGAACCGGGGCAGGGGCTGAAGATTGCGCTGTCCAATCTGGAGGGCGGGCGTATCGGTATCGCGGCGCTGGCGCTGGGTGTGGCGCGGGCGGCATTCGAAGCGGCGTTGCGCTATTCGGGAGAGCGTCAGCAATTCGGCAAACCGATCCGGGAGCACCAGAGCATTGCCAACATGCTCGCGGACATGGCCACGCGTATCAACGCTGCTCGGTTCCTGATCCTTCACGCGGCGGCGCTTCGTACGCAAGGGTTGCCTTGTCTGTCGGAGGCGTCGCAGGCCAAGCTCTTTGCCTCTGAATTGGCGGAATCGGTGTGTACGCATGCCATTCAAATTCATGGCGGGTACGGCTACCTTCAGGACTATCCGGTCGAGCGCCACTATCGCGACGCACGCATCACTCAAATTTACGAGGGCACGAGCGAGATCCAGCGTCAGGTGATCGCCCGCAATCTGGACTGA
- a CDS encoding transposase yields MERDTLAGTENNKRSGPAKRTYPFSPDAFAIAYPNSHQELRPPAKWAFFCWLNAPFAVWSDPPAAFFTREPDDLACLLLVFPASGIDAALAEVSTISTHQIAPVSARSRSPDSPPAAPPFVLGRGVMFNELSDVEWHALRDLICDRPVRTERRGRPQVEQRTLTNAVLWVLFTGESWSKLPMQYPSVPTCRRKLNEWRESGMLDTILKRLQQSGRDISACAGQISKPARSTPCGDTDRLRGVFWTNPASWKPPVAVR; encoded by the coding sequence GTGGAGCGAGACACTCTGGCAGGCACCGAGAACAACAAACGATCCGGACCTGCCAAACGCACGTATCCCTTTTCTCCTGACGCTTTTGCGATTGCCTATCCCAATAGCCACCAGGAGCTGCGCCCACCTGCCAAGTGGGCGTTTTTTTGCTGGTTAAACGCTCCCTTCGCCGTGTGGTCCGACCCGCCCGCCGCGTTCTTCACGAGAGAACCCGATGACCTGGCATGCTTGTTGCTTGTATTTCCAGCATCGGGGATCGACGCCGCCTTGGCCGAGGTTTCGACGATAAGCACGCACCAGATTGCACCGGTAAGTGCCAGATCGCGAAGTCCGGACTCGCCCCCTGCGGCGCCTCCGTTTGTTTTGGGTCGAGGTGTTATGTTTAATGAACTGAGCGACGTTGAATGGCACGCCCTGCGTGATCTGATTTGCGACCGTCCGGTCCGTACGGAACGACGTGGTCGCCCTCAAGTCGAGCAGCGCACGCTGACCAATGCTGTCTTGTGGGTGCTGTTCACGGGAGAGAGCTGGTCGAAACTGCCCATGCAGTATCCCTCCGTGCCGACTTGCCGCCGCAAGCTGAACGAATGGCGCGAATCGGGCATGCTCGATACGATTTTGAAACGCCTGCAACAATCGGGCCGCGATATCAGCGCCTGTGCAGGTCAGATCAGCAAGCCGGCCCGCAGCACGCCGTGTGGCGATACCGATCGTCTGCGCGGTGTGTTCTGGACGAACCCGGCTTCGTGGAAGCCCCCGGTGGCCGTGCGCTGA
- a CDS encoding AraC family transcriptional regulator: protein MEKGSISIHFVINALAHVERLGGDSYALLRAAEIAPALLAHPQARVPADRYARLWRLISIALDDEFFGQDSRRMKVGSFAMLCHSVIACRTLEQALLRAARFFGLLLDDLEMHLVRDGSLARLEVHEREDAQAPRVFGHETLLILFYALTCWLIARRVSLSTAYFAFDEPVYSDEYRTMYSPRLVFNAEHTGIEFDAACLDLPVVQDEVTVKDFLRAAPGNIILKYKNTKGMVARVRRRLKTMPTDSWPAFEALAGEFHTTASTLRRRLEDEGQSYQSIKDQLRRDLAIHALCNTSKPMLDIALSLGFADPSAFFRAFRKWTGVRPGDYRRQAVEA, encoded by the coding sequence ATGGAAAAAGGCAGCATCTCGATTCACTTCGTCATCAACGCGCTCGCTCACGTCGAGCGTCTCGGCGGCGATTCGTACGCGTTGTTGCGCGCCGCGGAAATCGCCCCCGCGCTGCTCGCGCATCCGCAGGCCCGTGTGCCGGCCGACCGTTACGCCAGACTCTGGCGACTCATCAGCATTGCACTGGACGACGAATTTTTCGGGCAGGATTCGCGCCGCATGAAGGTCGGCAGTTTTGCGATGCTGTGCCACAGCGTGATCGCTTGCCGCACGCTGGAACAAGCGCTATTGCGGGCCGCACGCTTCTTCGGCTTGCTACTCGACGATCTCGAAATGCATCTCGTGCGCGACGGCTCGCTTGCCCGGCTTGAGGTGCATGAACGCGAGGATGCGCAGGCACCGCGCGTCTTCGGGCATGAAACGTTGCTGATCCTCTTTTACGCGCTCACGTGCTGGCTTATCGCCCGCCGCGTGTCACTGAGTACCGCGTACTTCGCCTTTGACGAGCCGGTCTATAGCGACGAATACCGCACCATGTATTCGCCGCGACTGGTCTTCAATGCCGAACACACCGGCATCGAGTTCGACGCGGCATGTCTTGATCTTCCCGTGGTGCAGGACGAAGTCACCGTCAAGGACTTCCTGCGCGCCGCACCGGGCAACATCATCCTCAAATACAAGAACACGAAGGGGATGGTCGCGCGGGTTCGGCGACGATTGAAGACCATGCCGACCGACAGCTGGCCGGCGTTCGAAGCGCTCGCGGGCGAGTTTCACACGACGGCGTCCACGCTGCGACGGCGGCTCGAAGACGAAGGACAGTCGTATCAGTCGATCAAGGATCAACTGCGACGCGACCTTGCCATCCACGCGCTGTGCAACACGTCCAAGCCCATGCTGGATATCGCCCTGTCACTGGGCTTTGCCGATCCGAGCGCGTTCTTTCGCGCGTTCCGCAAGTGGACCGGCGTACGCCCCGGTGACTATCGGCGACAAGCCGTCGAGGCATGA
- a CDS encoding acyl-CoA synthetase, which translates to MTADYANAYAAFDLDATVKATLDGNLDAMNACIESCDRHALPGRIALFWEGRDGTSQTWTFRQLQTLSARFANFLREQGVQPGDRVSGLLPRTPELLVTILGTWRAGAVYQPLFTAFGPKAIEHRLQGAQSKLVVTDAANRTKLDEIENCPPVATVSGPRGEGVRRGDFSFWHEVEQHAETFAPVMRRGDDPFLMMFTSGTTGAAKPVMVPLRAIVAFVGYMRDAVDLRPTDTFWNIADPGWAYGLYYAVTGPLAMGIPTTFYDGPFNVESTYRVIRKLGITNLAGSPTAFRLLIAGGDKAAAPVKGQLRAVSSAGEPLNPEVIRWFAEHLGVTIHDHYGQTELGMVVCNHHALNHPVQAGAAGFASPGHRVVVLDDDGRECPVGQPGVLALDRKQSPLMWFGGYWERETPSFVGDYYLSGDTVERNDDGSISFVGRNDDVITSAGYRIGPFDVESALIEHPAVVETAVVGKPDPKRTELVKAFVVLHPQYAPSEALACELQEHVRHRLSTHAYPREVEFVSELPKTPSGKLQRFILRNQEIAKAQQAAANAA; encoded by the coding sequence ATGACTGCGGATTACGCCAATGCCTACGCGGCATTCGATCTCGACGCGACCGTAAAGGCCACGCTCGACGGCAATCTCGATGCGATGAATGCCTGCATCGAATCTTGTGACCGGCATGCCCTGCCCGGGCGCATCGCGTTGTTCTGGGAGGGACGCGACGGCACGAGCCAGACGTGGACCTTCCGTCAGCTTCAGACGCTCTCGGCGCGCTTCGCCAACTTTCTGCGCGAACAAGGCGTACAGCCCGGCGACCGCGTGAGCGGTCTGCTGCCACGTACGCCCGAATTGCTGGTGACGATTCTTGGCACGTGGCGTGCGGGCGCGGTCTATCAGCCGCTGTTCACCGCGTTCGGTCCGAAAGCGATTGAGCACCGCCTCCAAGGCGCGCAAAGCAAGCTCGTGGTGACCGACGCCGCTAATCGCACCAAGCTCGATGAAATCGAGAACTGCCCGCCCGTGGCCACGGTGAGCGGGCCGCGCGGCGAAGGCGTGCGACGTGGCGATTTCAGCTTCTGGCATGAAGTCGAGCAACATGCCGAGACGTTTGCGCCCGTGATGCGGCGCGGCGACGATCCGTTCCTGATGATGTTCACCTCGGGCACGACCGGCGCCGCCAAACCCGTCATGGTGCCGCTGCGCGCGATCGTGGCCTTCGTGGGCTACATGCGCGACGCCGTCGACCTGCGTCCGACCGACACGTTCTGGAATATCGCCGATCCGGGCTGGGCCTACGGCCTCTACTACGCCGTGACAGGGCCGCTGGCCATGGGTATCCCGACCACGTTCTACGACGGTCCCTTCAACGTCGAAAGCACTTACCGGGTCATCCGCAAACTCGGCATCACCAACCTTGCCGGGTCGCCCACGGCGTTCCGTCTGCTGATTGCCGGTGGCGACAAGGCCGCCGCGCCCGTCAAAGGGCAGTTGCGTGCCGTGTCCAGCGCGGGCGAACCGCTCAACCCAGAGGTCATTCGCTGGTTTGCCGAGCACCTCGGCGTGACAATTCACGATCACTACGGCCAGACCGAACTGGGCATGGTCGTGTGCAACCACCACGCTCTCAACCACCCGGTGCAGGCGGGCGCCGCCGGTTTCGCCTCGCCGGGGCATCGTGTCGTCGTGCTCGACGACGACGGCCGCGAATGCCCGGTCGGGCAACCCGGCGTGCTGGCCCTCGATCGCAAGCAATCGCCGCTCATGTGGTTCGGCGGCTACTGGGAGCGCGAAACGCCGTCGTTCGTCGGCGATTACTACCTTTCCGGCGACACGGTCGAGCGCAACGACGACGGCAGCATCAGCTTTGTCGGCCGCAACGACGACGTGATTACCTCCGCCGGTTACCGCATCGGGCCGTTCGATGTGGAGAGCGCGCTCATCGAACACCCGGCCGTGGTCGAAACGGCGGTGGTCGGCAAGCCCGATCCGAAGCGCACGGAACTGGTCAAGGCGTTCGTCGTATTGCATCCGCAGTACGCCCCGAGCGAAGCGCTCGCCTGCGAATTGCAGGAGCACGTGCGGCATCGGCTTTCCACGCACGCCTATCCGCGTGAAGTCGAATTCGTCAGCGAGTTGCCCAAGACACCGAGCGGCAAGTTGCAGCGCTTCATCCTGCGTAATCAGGAAATCGCCAAGGCGCAGCAGGCGGCAGCAAACGCTGCCTGA
- a CDS encoding NAD(P)/FAD-dependent oxidoreductase, which translates to MDKVDCVVIGAGVVGLAVARAMAMAGREVVILESERAIGTGTSSRNSEVIHAGIYYSPNSLKARLCVEGKHKLYDFCASHGVEHRRCGKLIVATTDHQVGELEAIAANARASGVDDLQWLTANEVAQREPDLHTFGALLSPSTGIIDSHGLMLALQGDAENAGAMLAFDARVVGGRVGGAASAEGIELTVQTGGETSTLLANTVINSAGLYAVDIARTFEGLNPAHIPQRYYAKGSYFTCAQRAPFTHLIYPVPEPGGLGVHLTLDLGGQARFGPNVEWVDDIDYTVNPADGDGFYAAVRRYWPALADGALQPGYAGIRPKISGPGQPAADFRIDGPAVHGVSGLVNLFGIESPGLTASLAIADAVHALL; encoded by the coding sequence ATGGACAAAGTCGATTGCGTCGTGATCGGCGCGGGCGTGGTGGGACTAGCGGTCGCACGCGCCATGGCCATGGCGGGCCGCGAGGTGGTCATCCTCGAATCCGAGCGTGCGATCGGCACCGGCACGAGCTCACGCAACAGCGAAGTCATTCACGCCGGTATCTACTATTCGCCCAACTCGCTCAAAGCCCGGCTCTGCGTGGAAGGGAAGCACAAGCTGTATGACTTCTGCGCCTCGCACGGTGTCGAGCATCGGCGCTGCGGCAAACTCATCGTGGCGACCACCGATCATCAGGTCGGCGAACTCGAAGCGATTGCCGCCAACGCGCGCGCAAGCGGCGTCGACGATCTGCAATGGCTGACCGCCAACGAAGTGGCCCAACGCGAGCCCGATTTGCACACCTTTGGTGCATTGCTCTCACCGTCAACGGGCATCATCGACAGTCATGGCCTGATGCTGGCGTTGCAGGGTGATGCTGAGAACGCCGGTGCGATGCTGGCCTTCGATGCGCGTGTCGTCGGTGGGCGAGTGGGTGGGGCTGCGAGTGCGGAAGGTATCGAGCTCACCGTGCAGACGGGCGGCGAGACCTCGACGCTACTCGCTAACACGGTGATCAACAGCGCGGGTCTGTACGCCGTTGATATCGCTCGCACGTTCGAAGGGCTGAACCCGGCGCATATCCCGCAGCGGTACTACGCGAAGGGCAGCTACTTCACCTGTGCGCAGCGCGCGCCGTTCACGCACCTGATCTATCCGGTGCCGGAACCCGGCGGCTTGGGCGTTCACCTGACGCTCGATCTCGGCGGGCAGGCGCGCTTCGGCCCGAATGTCGAGTGGGTCGACGACATCGATTACACGGTGAATCCGGCGGATGGCGATGGCTTTTACGCTGCCGTGCGTCGCTATTGGCCGGCCTTGGCCGACGGCGCATTACAGCCGGGCTATGCAGGCATTCGACCGAAGATCAGTGGGCCAGGGCAACCGGCGGCGGACTTCCGTATTGACGGTCCGGCGGTGCATGGCGTGTCAGGGCTCGTCAACCTGTTCGGCATCGAGTCACCCGGCTTGACGGCATCGCTGGCGATTGCCGACGCGGTGCACGCACTACTTTGA
- a CDS encoding porin, with protein MKRRSIVAACLMACVGAAHAAGNSLQIYGTIDDGLTYVSNSGGGRLFKMDAGIGQPDRFGLKGREDLGGGLAAVFQLEQGFNTSTGALINSGVEWNRQAWVGLASDRFGTVSIGHQTDFMQDVSIRYSNGFWQHNLYAYHPGNLDNLANSSQIDNAVKWNSASYLGLTGGLMYGFAGGNALGRTMGGYVKYDNGPLSVAATYVSINKRTFDFSSRLGLTSLFGQTGLSATNVFKSDAVNNTGIGASYRISSRWNVHALYTRSEVRAVGGSGNMFNYDVGSEYRVTDANALTLGYSYSSFNHTHYNQVEAGDLYSFSKRTQLQAQVTYIAANGNNKAASYPIGASSNHDQVLVRLGMYHSF; from the coding sequence GTGAAGAGACGCAGTATCGTCGCAGCGTGCCTGATGGCATGCGTCGGCGCGGCCCATGCCGCAGGCAATTCGTTGCAGATTTACGGGACCATCGACGACGGCCTCACTTATGTGAGCAACTCGGGCGGCGGTCGTTTGTTCAAGATGGACGCCGGTATCGGCCAACCCGACCGCTTCGGCCTGAAAGGGCGAGAGGATCTCGGTGGCGGGCTCGCTGCGGTGTTCCAGTTGGAGCAGGGCTTCAACACCAGTACCGGGGCGCTGATCAACAGCGGCGTCGAGTGGAACCGTCAGGCGTGGGTCGGACTGGCGAGCGATCGCTTCGGCACCGTCTCGATCGGCCATCAGACCGATTTCATGCAAGACGTGTCGATTCGTTACTCGAACGGCTTCTGGCAGCACAACCTGTACGCCTACCACCCGGGCAACCTCGACAATCTGGCGAATTCGTCGCAGATCGACAATGCCGTGAAGTGGAATAGCGCCAGCTATCTCGGCCTGACCGGTGGTCTGATGTACGGCTTTGCGGGCGGCAATGCGCTGGGCCGCACGATGGGCGGCTACGTGAAATACGACAACGGTCCGTTGTCCGTCGCGGCCACCTACGTGAGCATCAACAAGCGCACGTTCGACTTCTCGTCGCGTCTGGGGCTCACGTCGCTGTTCGGCCAGACAGGGCTCTCGGCGACCAACGTGTTCAAGTCGGACGCTGTGAACAACACGGGTATCGGCGCCTCGTACCGCATCTCGTCGCGCTGGAACGTGCACGCGCTCTACACCCGCAGCGAAGTGCGCGCGGTGGGAGGCTCGGGCAACATGTTTAACTACGACGTCGGCAGCGAGTATCGCGTGACCGATGCCAACGCGCTCACGCTCGGCTACTCGTACTCGTCGTTCAACCACACGCACTACAACCAGGTGGAAGCGGGCGATCTGTACTCGTTCTCGAAGCGCACGCAACTGCAAGCGCAGGTGACGTACATCGCGGCCAACGGCAACAACAAGGCAGCGTCGTACCCGATCGGTGCGTCGAGCAACCACGATCAGGTGCTCGTGCGCCTGGGCATGTATCACAGCTTCTGA
- a CDS encoding electron transfer flavoprotein subunit alpha/FixB family protein, whose product MSILVIAEHDNQSIKAATLNTVAAALQCGDDVHVLVAGSNAKAAADAAAQIAGVKKVLLADAPYFADGLAENIADEVVSIAGNYSHILATATAYGKNIAPRVAALLDVAQISDITKVDSADTFERPIYAGNAIATVQSADKVKVITVRSTGFDPAAATGGSAAVETIAATPDAGLSQFVGREVTKLDRPELTSAKIIVSGGRGLGSGENYTKVLEPLADKLGAALGASRAAVDAGYVPNDYQVGQTGKIVAPQLYVAVGISGAIQHLAGMKDSKVIVAINKDPEAPIFSVADYGLVGDLFTVVPELVSAL is encoded by the coding sequence ATGAGCATTCTGGTAATTGCCGAACACGATAATCAATCGATCAAAGCGGCGACGCTGAACACGGTCGCTGCCGCACTGCAATGCGGTGACGACGTTCACGTGCTGGTCGCTGGCAGCAATGCCAAGGCCGCTGCTGACGCTGCCGCACAAATCGCGGGTGTGAAGAAGGTGCTGCTCGCTGATGCACCTTACTTCGCCGACGGTCTGGCGGAAAACATCGCCGACGAGGTGGTGTCGATCGCAGGTAACTATTCGCACATCCTCGCAACGGCGACCGCCTACGGCAAGAACATTGCCCCGCGCGTGGCCGCACTGCTGGACGTCGCCCAAATCTCGGATATCACGAAGGTCGACAGCGCCGACACGTTCGAGCGTCCGATCTACGCGGGTAACGCGATTGCGACGGTGCAAAGCGCCGACAAGGTGAAGGTGATCACCGTGCGCTCGACGGGCTTCGACCCGGCAGCCGCTACCGGTGGCAGCGCCGCAGTGGAGACCATCGCTGCTACGCCGGACGCCGGTCTGTCGCAATTCGTGGGCCGTGAAGTGACGAAGCTGGACCGTCCGGAACTCACGAGCGCGAAGATCATCGTCTCGGGTGGCCGTGGTCTGGGCTCGGGCGAGAACTACACGAAGGTGCTGGAGCCGCTGGCCGACAAGCTGGGTGCGGCACTGGGCGCTTCGCGCGCGGCAGTGGATGCCGGTTACGTGCCGAACGACTATCAGGTCGGTCAGACGGGCAAGATCGTGGCACCGCAGTTGTATGTGGCGGTGGGCATCTCGGGCGCGATTCAGCACTTGGCCGGGATGAAGGATTCGAAGGTGATCGTGGCGATCAACAAGGATCCGGAAGCGCCGATCTTCTCGGTGGCGGATTACGGTCTGGTGGGCGATCTGTTCACCGTCGTGCCGGAACTGGTGAGCGCGCTGTAA
- a CDS encoding 3-hydroxyacyl-CoA dehydrogenase yields the protein MQIKDHVFIVTGASSGLGAATARMFVDAGAKVVLGDINAEAGAKQAEALGDAARFVVTDITREDDVQRLVDTATTAFGRLNGVVNCAGLVIGERILGKQGPHRLDSFARIVNVNLIGTFNVLRIAASAMAEGTADAEGERGVIVNTASVAAFDGQIGQAAYAASKGGVAALTLPAARELARVGVRVVTVAPGIFETPMMAGMTPEVQAALGASVPFPPRLGRPSEYAGLVRHIVENTMLNGEVIRLDGALRMAPK from the coding sequence ATGCAGATCAAGGATCACGTATTCATCGTCACCGGCGCGTCGTCCGGTCTGGGGGCCGCCACCGCGCGCATGTTTGTCGATGCCGGCGCGAAAGTCGTGCTCGGCGACATCAACGCCGAGGCCGGCGCCAAGCAGGCTGAAGCACTGGGTGACGCGGCACGCTTCGTCGTCACCGACATCACGCGTGAAGACGATGTGCAACGTCTGGTCGATACGGCAACGACCGCCTTCGGCCGCCTGAACGGCGTCGTCAACTGCGCGGGGCTCGTCATCGGTGAGCGCATTCTCGGCAAGCAGGGACCGCATCGTCTCGACAGCTTTGCGCGCATCGTCAACGTCAATCTGATCGGCACCTTCAACGTGTTGCGTATCGCGGCGTCGGCCATGGCCGAAGGCACCGCTGACGCCGAAGGCGAGCGCGGCGTGATCGTCAATACCGCCTCAGTGGCAGCGTTCGACGGGCAGATCGGGCAAGCCGCCTATGCCGCATCCAAGGGCGGCGTGGCCGCGCTGACGTTGCCGGCCGCCCGCGAACTGGCGCGCGTGGGCGTGCGAGTCGTGACGGTAGCTCCGGGCATCTTCGAGACACCGATGATGGCCGGCATGACGCCGGAGGTGCAAGCGGCGCTCGGCGCATCGGTACCCTTCCCGCCGCGTCTGGGCCGCCCGTCCGAATACGCCGGTCTGGTGCGCCATATCGTGGAGAACACCATGCTCAACGGTGAAGTCATTCGCCTTGACGGCGCATTGCGCATGGCACCGAAGTAA